One genomic window of Paenibacillus xylanilyticus includes the following:
- the mscL gene encoding large conductance mechanosensitive channel protein MscL has product MKGILKEFKEFAVRGNVIDLAVGVIIGAAFGKIVTSLVNDIIMPPVGKLLGGIDFSQKIINLDRDMTTASGQEITTLAQANEAGATVIAYGQFINILIDFLIVAFCIFMLVKGVNYIKSKEHKKPEPKKTTKACKYCLSEIPAAATRCSHCTSELEAEGSGAPA; this is encoded by the coding sequence ATGAAAGGCATACTTAAGGAATTTAAGGAATTCGCCGTACGCGGCAACGTGATTGACCTGGCAGTCGGTGTCATCATCGGGGCTGCTTTTGGTAAAATCGTCACATCCCTCGTGAATGATATCATCATGCCCCCTGTCGGAAAGCTGCTTGGAGGCATTGATTTCAGTCAGAAAATCATTAATCTCGATCGGGATATGACTACTGCGAGCGGTCAGGAAATTACAACATTGGCTCAAGCCAATGAGGCAGGCGCTACAGTCATCGCCTACGGGCAATTTATCAACATCCTCATTGATTTCCTCATTGTTGCATTTTGCATTTTCATGCTCGTCAAGGGCGTCAATTATATTAAAAGCAAAGAGCACAAAAAGCCCGAGCCGAAAAAAACAACCAAGGCTTGCAAGTACTGTCTATCCGAAATACCGGCTGCAGCGACCCGCTGTTCACACTGTACTTCAGAGCTGGAGGCAGAAGGCAGCGGCGCTCCCGCATAA